In Pseudomonas sp. R76, one genomic interval encodes:
- a CDS encoding ABC transporter ATP-binding protein, whose amino-acid sequence MSRLHRAPTEAVIEVRGLCNRFGSQSVHENLDLDLYKGEILAVVGGSGSGKSVLLRSIVGLRRPSEGEVRVFGKNLPNLSEHERSLVERHFGVLFQKGALFSSLTVTENVALPLIEHAGLSRRDAEHLAAVKLALAGLPLSAADKYPASLSGGMIKRAALARALALDPDILFLDEPTAGLDPIGAAQFDQLILTLRDALGLSVFLVTHDLDTLYTITDRVAVLAQKKVLVADAIDVVSETDDAWIHEYFHGPRGRAALDAAQSLNEV is encoded by the coding sequence GTGAGCCGTCTACACCGTGCGCCCACTGAGGCGGTGATCGAAGTGCGCGGGCTGTGCAACCGCTTTGGCAGCCAGAGCGTGCACGAGAACCTCGACCTGGATTTGTATAAAGGCGAGATCCTCGCGGTGGTCGGCGGCTCCGGCAGCGGCAAATCGGTGCTGCTGCGTAGCATCGTCGGCCTGCGCCGGCCCAGCGAAGGCGAAGTGCGGGTGTTCGGCAAAAACCTGCCGAATCTCTCGGAGCATGAACGCTCGCTGGTGGAACGCCACTTTGGTGTGCTGTTCCAGAAGGGCGCGCTGTTTTCCTCGCTGACCGTCACCGAAAACGTTGCCCTGCCATTGATCGAACACGCCGGCCTTAGCCGCCGCGATGCCGAGCACCTGGCGGCGGTCAAACTGGCGCTGGCCGGGCTGCCCCTGTCGGCGGCGGATAAATACCCGGCGTCGCTGTCCGGCGGTATGATCAAGCGCGCCGCCCTGGCGCGGGCATTGGCGCTGGACCCGGACATTCTGTTTCTCGACGAACCCACCGCCGGCCTCGACCCGATTGGCGCGGCGCAATTTGACCAACTGATCCTGACCTTGCGCGATGCGCTGGGCCTGAGCGTGTTCCTGGTCACCCACGACCTCGACACGCTCTACACCATCACCGACCGCGTGGCGGTGCTGGCGCAGAAGAAAGTGCTGGTGGCCGATGCCATCGATGTCGTCTCGGAAACGGACGACGCCTGGATTCACGAATATTTCCACGGCCCCCGCGGCCGCGCGGCATTGGATGCCGCTCAATCGCTCAACGAGGTATGA
- a CDS encoding MlaE family ABC transporter permease, translated as MTTRTTAGAAHLDTSSVPPLLRITGDWTLAHYANLKKLSDTLDGQYDAGARIDLNGLGALDTAGASLLVELLGPERIEQSAEQTDCSLSAADRALLKTVYRSLNDFCVPDKAPEEAAGIQVLARIGRAVDTVWQDSKKLLGFIGLILETFARGIFRPKRWRLTPMVAHIEQTGLDAAPIVALLTFLVGAVVAFLGATVLKSFGATIFTVDLVAFSFLREFGVLLTAILIAGRTASAFTAQIGSMKANEEIDAIRTLGLDPMELLVLPRVMALLVSLPMLTFLAMLSGIVGGGVVCAVALDISPAMFLSLLQSDIGVQHFLVGMVKAPIFAFLIAAIGCLEGFKVSGSAESVGAHTTSSVVQSIFVVIVLDAVAALFFMEMGW; from the coding sequence ATGACCACCCGTACTACGGCCGGCGCTGCCCACCTCGATACCTCTTCCGTTCCCCCATTACTGAGGATTACGGGAGACTGGACGCTTGCCCACTACGCAAACCTGAAAAAGCTGTCGGACACGCTCGACGGCCAATACGACGCCGGCGCACGCATCGACCTCAACGGCCTCGGCGCCCTGGACACGGCCGGTGCTTCGCTGCTGGTTGAGCTGTTGGGCCCGGAACGCATCGAGCAATCCGCCGAGCAGACCGATTGCAGCCTGTCCGCCGCCGACCGCGCGCTGCTCAAGACCGTCTACCGCTCCCTGAATGACTTTTGTGTGCCGGACAAAGCGCCGGAAGAAGCCGCGGGCATTCAGGTGCTCGCGCGTATAGGCCGCGCGGTGGACACGGTTTGGCAGGACAGCAAGAAGCTGCTCGGTTTTATTGGCCTGATCCTCGAAACCTTCGCCCGTGGCATTTTCCGCCCCAAGCGCTGGCGCCTCACGCCGATGGTCGCGCATATCGAACAAACCGGCCTCGACGCTGCGCCCATCGTGGCGCTGCTGACCTTCCTGGTCGGCGCCGTGGTGGCGTTTCTCGGTGCCACGGTGCTCAAGAGTTTCGGCGCGACCATTTTCACCGTGGACCTGGTGGCGTTCTCTTTCCTACGTGAATTTGGCGTATTGCTCACCGCGATCCTGATCGCCGGCCGCACCGCCAGTGCCTTCACCGCACAAATCGGCTCGATGAAGGCCAACGAAGAAATCGACGCCATCCGCACCCTGGGCCTGGACCCGATGGAGCTGCTGGTGCTGCCACGCGTGATGGCGCTGCTGGTGTCGCTGCCGATGCTGACCTTCCTGGCGATGCTCTCGGGCATTGTCGGCGGCGGCGTGGTGTGCGCCGTGGCGCTGGATATTTCGCCGGCGATGTTTCTCTCGCTGCTGCAATCGGACATCGGCGTGCAACATTTCCTGGTGGGCATGGTGAAAGCACCGATCTTCGCCTTCCTGATTGCCGCGATCGGCTGCCTTGAAGGCTTCAAGGTCAGCGGCAGCGCCGAGTCGGTCGGCGCCCACACCACCTCCAGCGTGGTGCAATCGATCTTTGTGGTGATCGTGCTGGATGCGGTCGCGGCGTTGTTTTTTATGGAGATGGGCTGGTGA
- a CDS encoding DUF5924 family protein: MTNLPPLIQRILVLIKRYPGVIALGGFISGVCSFILVDRQQGMASWIAVIMLVSWLWLMLENSFTRLFTKVFKREIPEPLLRYATQMIHQESLFFVLPFFFVTTAWNSGQSVFTGLLGAAALVSITDPLYYKWLAPKRSLFLALHTLTLFAALLTALPIILHLTTAESYKLALGVAMVLSIPSLAVSLPLRSIKGWAMLLGVTAAIGCAGWFLRSWVPPATLWMTEVAISTQLQDRTPGDDLKEVTAAQLRNGGLYAYTAINAPRGLDERIYHVWKFNGKEVDRIALDIHGGRKEGYRAWTHKQNFPADAVGRWQVRVLTEDGQVIGVLRFKVTDTAQTDTPK; the protein is encoded by the coding sequence ATGACAAACCTGCCGCCTCTCATCCAGCGCATTCTCGTACTGATCAAGCGCTACCCTGGGGTGATCGCGCTCGGCGGTTTTATTTCGGGTGTGTGCAGCTTCATCCTGGTGGATCGCCAGCAAGGCATGGCCAGCTGGATCGCGGTGATCATGCTGGTGAGCTGGCTGTGGCTGATGCTGGAGAACAGCTTTACCCGGCTATTCACCAAAGTCTTCAAACGCGAAATCCCCGAACCGCTGCTGCGCTACGCCACCCAGATGATCCACCAGGAAAGTCTGTTCTTTGTGTTGCCGTTCTTTTTTGTCACCACCGCCTGGAACAGTGGCCAATCGGTGTTCACCGGCTTGCTCGGCGCGGCGGCGCTGGTGTCGATCACCGACCCGCTGTACTACAAGTGGCTGGCGCCGAAACGTTCGCTGTTCCTGGCGCTGCACACCCTGACCCTGTTTGCCGCGCTGCTCACTGCGCTGCCAATCATCCTGCACCTGACTACCGCCGAGAGTTACAAGTTGGCCCTCGGCGTGGCCATGGTGCTGTCGATCCCGAGCCTGGCCGTGAGCCTGCCGCTGCGCAGCATCAAGGGCTGGGCGATGCTGCTGGGGGTGACCGCCGCGATTGGCTGCGCCGGCTGGTTCCTGCGCAGTTGGGTGCCGCCCGCCACGTTGTGGATGACCGAAGTGGCGATCAGCACCCAGTTGCAAGACCGCACGCCGGGCGACGACCTCAAGGAAGTCACTGCCGCCCAACTGCGCAACGGCGGGCTGTACGCCTACACCGCGATCAACGCGCCGCGCGGGCTGGATGAGCGGATTTACCACGTGTGGAAATTCAACGGCAAAGAAGTCGACCGCATCGCCCTGGATATCCACGGCGGGCGCAAGGAAGGCTACCGCGCCTGGACCCACAAGCAGAACTTCCCGGCCGATGCGGTAGGCCGCTGGCAAGTACGCGTGCTGACGGAAGACGGCCAGGTCATCGGTGTGCTGCGCTTCAAAGTCACTGACACAGCACAAACGGACACGCCAAAGTAA
- a CDS encoding M16 family metallopeptidase → MRRLLFACLLMGSAHAFAFDRLQVEGYTLPNGLQLLLKPGTERGHVAIRLVVGVGLDDFPCEEKELPHLLEHLLFSGIDGGGEGDLEDRMQALGGEWNAYTSNADTTFVIEAPAQNQRKVLDLLLAIITRTELTDANIQAAKQVVEREDGGHYSHLQRLLDRQDLGHTASNQLAVELGLKCAERAEADHLTREQLETLRKNWYAPNNMTLIIVGDLDKLLPAYLERTYGQLDPVEPSEHLPLPEIQHAAASHRDLIHGWVGDSAKLHWLFPEPVLDDQHDETYDLLKDYLDWALYRQLRLKHGLSYGPWSEREVLGGVGFLSLNADLERDNLPEAEQVLQDLKAQLLKDGLDAATFARLQQAAIARQAWAVQGNSALADYYWSAAGDYADGHFSDPVKRIKAVSLKQANQAMRQVFDQPGYWRIEKPLLSYDSLTWLGAGLLGLIAIVLGGLRFYRKRIAQ, encoded by the coding sequence ATGCGTCGCCTGTTATTCGCCTGCCTGCTTATGGGCTCTGCACACGCCTTTGCCTTTGACCGCCTGCAAGTCGAGGGCTACACCCTGCCCAACGGCCTGCAATTGCTGCTCAAACCCGGCACCGAGCGCGGGCATGTGGCCATCCGCCTGGTGGTAGGCGTAGGCCTGGACGACTTCCCTTGCGAAGAGAAAGAACTGCCGCACTTGCTCGAACACTTGCTGTTCAGTGGCATCGACGGCGGCGGTGAAGGCGACCTCGAAGACCGCATGCAAGCCTTGGGCGGCGAGTGGAACGCCTACACCAGCAACGCCGACACCACCTTTGTGATCGAAGCGCCCGCGCAAAACCAACGCAAGGTGCTCGACCTGCTGCTGGCCATCATCACCCGCACCGAACTGACCGACGCCAACATCCAAGCCGCCAAACAGGTGGTCGAACGCGAAGACGGCGGCCATTACTCGCACCTGCAACGCCTGCTCGACCGCCAAGACCTGGGCCACACCGCCAGCAACCAGTTGGCCGTGGAACTGGGGCTCAAGTGCGCCGAACGCGCCGAGGCCGACCACCTGACCCGCGAGCAGTTGGAGACGCTGCGCAAAAACTGGTACGCGCCCAACAACATGACCCTGATCATCGTTGGCGACCTCGACAAGTTGCTGCCGGCTTACCTGGAACGCACCTATGGCCAACTCGACCCGGTCGAGCCGAGCGAGCATCTGCCGCTGCCGGAAATCCAGCACGCCGCCGCCAGCCATCGCGACCTGATTCACGGCTGGGTCGGTGACAGCGCCAAGCTGCACTGGCTGTTCCCCGAGCCGGTGCTGGACGACCAGCATGATGAAACCTACGACCTGCTCAAGGACTACCTCGACTGGGCGCTCTATCGCCAACTGCGCCTCAAGCACGGTTTGTCCTACGGCCCGTGGAGCGAGCGCGAAGTGCTCGGCGGCGTCGGTTTCCTGAGCCTGAATGCCGACCTTGAGCGAGACAACCTGCCCGAAGCCGAACAGGTATTGCAGGACCTCAAGGCGCAACTGCTCAAGGACGGCCTCGACGCGGCCACCTTCGCTCGCCTGCAACAAGCCGCCATCGCGCGCCAAGCCTGGGCCGTGCAAGGTAACAGCGCGCTGGCGGATTATTACTGGAGTGCCGCCGGCGATTACGCCGATGGCCATTTCAGCGACCCGGTCAAACGCATCAAGGCCGTTAGCCTGAAACAGGCCAACCAGGCCATGCGCCAGGTGTTCGACCAGCCGGGCTATTGGCGCATTGAAAAACCGCTGCTGAGCTACGACAGCCTGACCTGGCTCGGCGCCGGACTACTCGGGCTGATCGCCATTGTCTTGGGCGGCCTGCGGTTTTATCGCAAACGGATCGCGCAATGA
- a CDS encoding Na/Pi cotransporter family protein, producing the protein MLTLLNLLSAVTLLIWGTHIVRTGILRVYGSNLRQVIGQNMSKRWLAFVAGILVTAMVQSSNATAMLVTSFVGQGLMGLMPALATMLGADVGTALMARVLTFDLSWLSPLLIFLGVIFFLSRKQTRAGQMGRVGIGLGLIILALQLIVEAAGPITHAQGVKVLFASLTGDILLDALVGALFAMISYSSLAAVLLTATLAGAGVIGLHVAIGLVIGANIGSGVLAFLSTSMQNAAGRQVALGSLLYKLIGLLLIIPVLDPLVGWMDGLDYSAQGMVITFHLLYNVSRCLILLPTIGPMARLCAWLLPEQAETNGKAKPRHLDLAALATPSLALANAARETLRLGDLIDNMLTAMLEVLRGKQTAITQEMRSLSDDVEALYSAIKLYLAQMPREDLSEQDSRRWAEIIELSINLKLAGDLIERMLRKVQQQKTSQRRQFSEVGLEELAGLHTQLIANLRLGLSVFLSADPESARQLLREKRRFRAQERRLAHAHVSRLQRKIVQSLETSSLHLELIADMKRLNSLFCSSAYVVLETSDTGALSAEDIADITHSP; encoded by the coding sequence ATCGTCCGTACCGGCATCTTGCGGGTCTACGGTTCCAACTTGCGCCAAGTCATCGGGCAGAACATGTCCAAGCGCTGGCTGGCATTTGTCGCCGGTATCCTGGTGACGGCCATGGTGCAGAGCAGTAACGCCACGGCGATGCTGGTTACCTCGTTTGTCGGCCAGGGCCTGATGGGGCTGATGCCCGCCCTGGCGACCATGCTCGGTGCCGACGTCGGTACGGCGTTGATGGCGCGGGTGCTGACGTTTGACTTGTCCTGGCTGTCGCCACTGCTGATCTTCCTCGGCGTCATCTTCTTCCTGTCGCGCAAACAGACGCGGGCAGGGCAGATGGGCCGCGTCGGCATCGGCCTGGGCCTGATCATTCTGGCATTGCAACTGATCGTCGAAGCCGCCGGGCCGATTACCCATGCCCAAGGCGTGAAAGTGCTGTTCGCCTCGCTGACCGGCGACATCTTGCTGGATGCCTTGGTCGGCGCACTCTTCGCCATGATTTCCTATTCCAGCCTGGCCGCCGTGCTGCTCACCGCAACCCTGGCCGGCGCGGGTGTGATCGGCCTGCACGTAGCCATCGGCCTAGTGATCGGCGCCAATATCGGCAGTGGCGTGCTGGCCTTCCTCAGCACCAGCATGCAGAACGCAGCAGGTCGGCAAGTGGCGCTGGGCAGCTTGCTGTACAAGCTGATTGGCCTGCTGCTGATCATTCCGGTGCTCGACCCTCTGGTCGGCTGGATGGACGGTTTGGACTACAGCGCCCAAGGCATGGTGATTACCTTCCACCTGCTCTACAACGTCAGCCGCTGCCTGATCCTGCTGCCGACCATCGGCCCGATGGCACGCCTGTGCGCCTGGTTGCTGCCGGAACAGGCCGAGACCAATGGCAAAGCCAAACCTCGCCACCTCGACCTCGCCGCCCTCGCCACTCCAAGCCTGGCCTTGGCCAATGCCGCCCGCGAAACCCTGCGCCTGGGTGACCTGATCGACAACATGCTCACCGCCATGCTCGAAGTGCTGCGCGGCAAGCAAACCGCTATCACCCAGGAAATGCGCAGCCTCAGTGATGACGTCGAAGCCCTGTACAGCGCGATCAAACTTTACCTGGCGCAAATGCCGCGCGAAGACCTCAGTGAACAGGACAGCCGCCGCTGGGCCGAGATCATCGAGTTGTCGATCAACCTGAAACTGGCCGGCGACCTGATCGAGCGCATGCTGCGCAAGGTCCAGCAGCAGAAAACCTCGCAGCGCCGCCAGTTCTCTGAAGTCGGCCTGGAAGAGCTGGCCGGCCTGCATACCCAACTGATTGCCAATCTGCGTCTGGGCCTGTCGGTGTTCCTCAGTGCCGACCCGGAAAGCGCCCGCCAGTTGCTGCGCGAGAAGCGTCGCTTCCGCGCCCAGGAGCGCCGTCTGGCCCACGCCCACGTCAGCCGCCTGCAGCGCAAGATCGTGCAGAGCCTGGAAACCAGCTCCCTGCACCTGGAGCTGATTGCCGACATGAAACGCCTCAACTCGCTGTTTTGCAGCAGCGCCTATGTGGTGTTGGAAACCTCCGACACCGGCGCACTCTCAGCCGAAGATATTGCCGACATCACCCATTCACCCTGA